In a genomic window of Bacillota bacterium:
- a CDS encoding DUF3796 domain-containing protein, producing the protein MEGEKNSLKYLGFMGLLGLLGFLTDNTGFYGFFGFFGFFAFQKITPDERFKANVSKAGRNAFFLSLVIFALSSVYVTLTSEPMAYIVGFAANFALQVLVFTFSLQYYEKH; encoded by the coding sequence ATGGAAGGTGAAAAGAATTCTCTCAAATATCTAGGTTTCATGGGATTGTTGGGGCTATTAGGGTTTTTAACTGATAATACAGGCTTTTATGGTTTTTTCGGCTTTTTTGGTTTCTTTGCGTTCCAGAAAATAACCCCTGATGAACGCTTTAAGGCTAATGTTAGTAAGGCAGGCAGGAACGCTTTTTTCTTGTCACTGGTAATCTTTGCCCTGTCTAGCGTTTATGTGACTTTAACATCTGAACCTATGGCCTATATAGTTGGCTTTGCGGCGAATTTTGCCCTGCAGGTACTTGTTTTTACTTTTTCCTTGCAGTATTACGAAAAACATTAG
- a CDS encoding helix-turn-helix transcriptional regulator yields the protein MALVTRIKEYRAKYDMTQEDLANLVGVRRETIIHLEKGKYNPSLKLSYDVAKALKVSIDELFDFVEDN from the coding sequence ATGGCACTAGTGACACGAATTAAAGAATACAGAGCGAAATACGATATGACGCAGGAAGATTTGGCAAATCTGGTTGGAGTAAGGCGTGAAACCATTATTCATCTGGAAAAAGGCAAGTATAATCCTTCTCTAAAGTTGTCTTATGATGTGGCCAAGGCCTTGAAGGTTTCCATAGACGAACTTTTTGACTTTGTAGAAGACAATTAA